A single window of Sporosarcina sp. FSL W7-1349 DNA harbors:
- a CDS encoding LysM peptidoglycan-binding domain-containing protein, which produces MNWLGAISITIHVVQQGETLWTISQRYNVPVAEIISANELESPDRLPIGMSLVIPTAKRTHIVQSGETLSAIAGRYGVTVQDLVSANSIRDINLIAVGTTLVIPMHKPVIDVNAYTISTGKTGAQEILEVGDYLTYWMPFAYTIREDGGLDAVDDEAMLEAADEKDIVPVLCITNFSATESGSRLASTLLNSEDLQNQLLTNLLTIMRDKGYKGINVDFENVFPADRENYNQFLQRAVDRLHPEGYFVSTALAPKTSSEQRGLLYEAHDYEAHGRIVDFVVLMTYEWGYRFGPPQAISPLNQIKRVLDYAVTVIPRDKIFFGFQIYARDWLLPHEQGQEAETFSQQEAIRRATEHWSAIQFDPVAQSPFFRYTDEQGRQHEVWFEDARSAQAKFDLVKQYNLRGISYWVLGYPFPQNWLLLEDNFTIRKRR; this is translated from the coding sequence ATGAATTGGTTAGGAGCGATTTCAATTACAATCCATGTTGTCCAACAAGGAGAAACATTATGGACCATTTCCCAGCGGTATAATGTCCCGGTTGCCGAAATCATTTCGGCCAATGAGTTGGAAAGTCCTGACCGGTTACCGATCGGCATGTCTCTGGTCATTCCCACCGCGAAAAGAACACATATCGTCCAATCCGGGGAAACATTAAGTGCAATTGCCGGACGGTACGGTGTGACGGTACAAGATTTGGTCAGCGCCAATTCCATCCGCGATATCAACCTCATTGCTGTAGGCACCACGCTCGTCATCCCTATGCACAAGCCGGTCATCGATGTCAACGCCTATACGATCAGCACAGGAAAAACGGGCGCGCAAGAAATTCTGGAAGTCGGCGACTATTTGACGTACTGGATGCCCTTTGCCTATACGATTCGAGAAGACGGCGGCTTGGATGCCGTGGATGACGAAGCGATGCTGGAAGCGGCGGATGAAAAAGACATCGTTCCAGTTTTATGCATCACCAACTTCAGTGCAACCGAGAGCGGTTCCCGTCTCGCCTCCACGCTATTGAACAGTGAGGATCTGCAAAACCAACTCCTTACGAATCTATTGACGATCATGCGGGATAAAGGCTATAAAGGGATCAATGTCGACTTCGAGAACGTCTTCCCTGCCGACCGCGAAAATTACAACCAGTTCTTGCAGCGGGCGGTCGATCGTCTCCATCCGGAAGGGTATTTCGTTTCCACTGCCCTCGCCCCGAAAACGAGCAGTGAACAAAGAGGTTTGTTGTATGAGGCGCATGATTATGAAGCACATGGAAGAATCGTCGACTTTGTCGTGCTGATGACCTATGAATGGGGATATCGGTTCGGACCGCCCCAAGCCATCTCCCCGCTTAATCAGATCAAGCGCGTTCTCGATTATGCAGTGACCGTCATTCCGAGGGATAAGATATTCTTTGGCTTTCAAATCTATGCTCGCGATTGGCTCCTCCCCCACGAACAAGGGCAAGAAGCAGAAACCTTCAGCCAGCAAGAAGCTATTCGGCGGGCGACCGAGCATTGGTCGGCCATCCAGTTTGATCCGGTCGCCCAATCCCCTTTCTTCCGATACACGGATGAGCAAGGTCGGCAACATGAAGTGTGGTTCGAAGATGCCCGAAGCGCCCAAGCGAAATTCGACTTGGTGAAACAATATAATTTACGCGGAATCAGTTATTGGGTGCTAGGCTATCCATTTCCGCAGAACTGGCTGTTGCTTGAGGATAACTTCACGATCCGAAAACGACGTTAA